One window of the Candidatus Omnitrophota bacterium genome contains the following:
- the argJ gene encoding bifunctional glutamate N-acetyltransferase/amino-acid acetyltransferase ArgJ, translating to MKKIKGGVTAAQGFLANGLWCGIKKSGKPDLSLIMCETPTCSVGVFTKNSVIAAPLVVTKRKIRNNKAQAIVTNSGNANCFTGKFGLAYAEKTSELIAKLLNISENDVLVSSTGIIGKPLPFKKIKKAAPALVKGLSRSNANIAAKGILTTDTFEKEIAVEITLGTKKVKIGAMAKGSGMIAPNMATMLAYITTDAAISAPLLKSALKDACATSFNSITIDNCMSTNDMVIVMASGLAKNSKITKKGTDYAKFCKALQFICLDLAKKIVIDGEGATKFITVSVGSAKNDAQAKKVAFAIANSNLVKTAAYGSNPNWGRVAAAVGSLGLNITESQLKIKFSSFKKKDISIYVDLNIGSGLSTVYTSDLSTNYVEINGKYN from the coding sequence ATGAAAAAAATAAAAGGTGGAGTTACAGCCGCACAAGGTTTTCTAGCGAACGGCCTTTGGTGTGGAATCAAGAAATCTGGCAAACCTGATCTTTCGCTCATTATGTGCGAAACTCCTACGTGCAGCGTTGGTGTTTTTACAAAAAACTCTGTGATTGCCGCACCGCTTGTTGTAACAAAAAGGAAAATTCGAAACAATAAAGCGCAAGCCATTGTCACAAATAGCGGAAATGCCAATTGCTTTACTGGAAAATTTGGCCTTGCCTATGCAGAGAAAACTTCTGAGCTAATTGCTAAACTTTTAAATATATCCGAAAATGATGTTTTGGTTTCGTCCACAGGGATTATTGGAAAACCACTGCCCTTTAAGAAAATCAAAAAAGCAGCACCAGCACTCGTCAAAGGACTATCACGATCAAACGCTAACATTGCCGCCAAAGGAATTTTAACAACAGACACCTTTGAAAAAGAAATTGCTGTTGAAATTACACTAGGAACAAAAAAAGTTAAAATCGGTGCAATGGCTAAAGGTTCCGGTATGATTGCGCCTAATATGGCAACCATGCTTGCGTATATCACAACAGACGCAGCCATTAGCGCACCACTTTTAAAATCAGCACTTAAAGACGCTTGCGCAACATCTTTTAATAGCATTACAATCGACAATTGCATGAGCACAAATGATATGGTTATCGTCATGGCAAGCGGACTTGCGAAAAATTCTAAAATTACAAAAAAAGGAACTGATTATGCAAAATTTTGTAAGGCACTTCAGTTTATATGCCTTGACCTTGCCAAGAAAATTGTTATCGATGGGGAAGGTGCTACAAAATTTATTACAGTTTCTGTTGGCAGCGCAAAGAATGATGCACAAGCCAAAAAAGTTGCATTTGCTATTGCGAATTCAAATTTAGTTAAAACCGCAGCTTATGGGAGCAACCCAAACTGGGGACGCGTGGCTGCTGCAGTTGGATCTCTTGGCCTAAACATCACAGAAAGCCAGTTGAAAATAAAATTTAGTTCTTTTAAAAAGAAAGATATCAGCATCTATGTTGACTTAAATATTGGATCAGGGTTATCAACGGTATATACATCGGATCTATCGACAAATTATGTAGAAATAAATGGAAAATATAATTAA